The Candidatus Polarisedimenticolaceae bacterium genome has a window encoding:
- a CDS encoding glycosyltransferase family 4 protein, whose translation MKILMAASARSTNTASLVEGLANCGDEVHVATLHPGPLPAATVHSLGAASRGLSRTAFLAAVPAFRRLHRMLAPDITLGYYASSYGVLTAFAPGPRVVATAGGDVLREAQDSALRRLAIPLLARLALSRADLVLCWAPHLARAARALGATDSRIMTLPRGIDTELFRVPDRPPEHPPTIVSTRALDPFYRPGVLLDAFALARSQGLEARLVFVGDGPAAPELRDRSASLGMDGVVTFTGRLTVVELAERLRHSHVYASFPKSEGLSASLLEAMATGLLPVVNDLAANTEWVRDGANGLTVREPVTPASIAAALRRAVDDASLATWAREKNPVLVRQLASRSANALRFHDAFRELARSRGRDV comes from the coding sequence ATGAAGATCCTGATGGCCGCCTCCGCGAGGTCGACGAACACGGCGTCTCTGGTCGAAGGACTTGCGAACTGCGGCGACGAGGTTCACGTCGCGACGCTGCACCCCGGGCCCCTCCCGGCCGCCACCGTGCACTCCTTGGGAGCTGCGTCGCGAGGGCTGAGCCGGACGGCGTTCCTCGCCGCCGTCCCCGCGTTCCGAAGGCTTCACCGGATGCTCGCCCCCGACATCACGCTCGGGTACTACGCGAGTTCGTACGGGGTCTTGACCGCATTCGCGCCCGGCCCGCGCGTCGTCGCGACTGCGGGGGGCGATGTGCTGCGCGAGGCCCAGGACTCGGCGCTGCGCCGTCTCGCGATCCCGCTTCTCGCGCGGCTCGCCCTGTCCCGCGCCGACCTCGTGTTGTGCTGGGCACCCCATCTCGCGCGCGCGGCGCGGGCACTGGGAGCGACCGACTCGAGGATCATGACCCTCCCCAGGGGAATCGACACCGAGCTGTTCCGTGTGCCCGATCGACCGCCCGAGCACCCCCCCACCATCGTTTCCACACGGGCGCTGGATCCGTTCTACCGTCCGGGCGTCCTTCTCGATGCGTTCGCGCTGGCGCGCTCGCAGGGCCTCGAGGCGAGGCTCGTGTTCGTGGGGGACGGTCCGGCGGCTCCGGAACTGCGCGATCGATCGGCCAGCCTCGGCATGGACGGCGTGGTGACGTTCACCGGACGCCTGACGGTCGTGGAGCTCGCCGAGCGGCTTCGGCATTCCCACGTCTACGCGAGCTTCCCGAAGAGCGAGGGCTTGAGCGCTTCGTTGCTCGAGGCCATGGCGACGGGGCTGCTGCCCGTGGTCAACGATCTCGCGGCGAACACGGAGTGGGTCCGTGACGGGGCGAACGGACTCACCGTCCGCGAGCCGGTCACGCCTGCATCCATTGCGGCCGCCCTGCGTCGGGCCGTGGACGACGCTTCGCTCGCAACGTGGGCACGCGAGAAGAACCCGGTCCTGGTTCGCCAGCTCGCCTCGCGGAGCGCGAACGCGCTCCGGTTCCACGATGCGTTCCGGGAATTGGCCCGTTCCCGCGGTCGGGACGTTTGA
- a CDS encoding glycosyltransferase family 4 protein, with amino-acid sequence MKILFISQFIARPDQPGQNRIFDFLQRLVKEGHRAHVVTCGVHYLTATLDAELARAKFIETRWGDVDVTLTYATPGFRSGTVARLRSYLSFVWYAMRATLRERDVDAIMVSIQPMFVAPLAWFVAKLRRVPFILEVRDIWPDVAVEMGMLTNPLMIGLGRRLERFVYRSAHHIIVIGPEMKRLLVARGVPESRIDVVPQGFQPPPSPPSPAGDIRERLGLQGKFAVMYTGSFGVANNDLPMVLDAASRLRDHGDIRFVLVGDGNRKQEYVERCRREGLTNVQFEPMVSKNEVHSMLSAADACVMTLPPGDFFRICLQNKIFDYLGNGKPVVAAVAGDQEDLLRTSGGGLVVPPGDLDGLCRSVLQLRDDPELRRRIGESGRSYVGRHLMRDDLLEQYVRLLERTVNRA; translated from the coding sequence ATGAAGATCCTGTTCATCAGCCAGTTCATCGCCCGACCCGATCAGCCCGGCCAGAACCGTATCTTCGATTTCCTCCAGCGGCTCGTGAAGGAGGGACACCGGGCCCACGTCGTGACATGCGGCGTCCACTACCTGACGGCCACGCTCGACGCGGAGCTCGCTCGGGCGAAGTTCATCGAGACGCGCTGGGGTGACGTCGACGTCACCCTGACGTACGCGACACCGGGATTCCGGAGCGGGACCGTCGCACGCCTGCGTTCGTATCTGAGCTTCGTGTGGTACGCCATGCGCGCAACCCTTCGCGAGCGCGACGTCGACGCGATCATGGTCTCCATCCAGCCGATGTTCGTCGCGCCGCTCGCGTGGTTCGTCGCGAAGCTGCGCCGAGTTCCGTTCATCCTCGAGGTGCGGGATATCTGGCCGGACGTCGCCGTCGAGATGGGCATGCTCACCAACCCCTTGATGATCGGGCTCGGCAGGCGCCTGGAGCGTTTCGTCTACCGCAGCGCCCACCACATCATCGTGATCGGGCCGGAGATGAAACGCCTGCTCGTCGCCCGAGGAGTACCGGAGTCGCGCATCGACGTGGTGCCGCAAGGATTCCAGCCGCCTCCTTCGCCTCCTTCGCCGGCCGGTGACATCCGGGAGCGCCTGGGGCTTCAGGGGAAGTTCGCCGTCATGTATACCGGCTCCTTCGGGGTTGCCAACAACGACCTTCCCATGGTCCTCGACGCGGCCTCGCGACTCCGCGACCACGGGGACATCCGCTTCGTGCTCGTGGGGGACGGGAACCGGAAACAGGAATACGTGGAACGGTGCCGTCGTGAGGGGCTCACGAACGTCCAATTCGAACCCATGGTGTCGAAGAACGAGGTCCACTCGATGCTCTCGGCGGCGGACGCGTGCGTCATGACGCTGCCGCCGGGAGACTTCTTCAGGATCTGCCTGCAGAACAAGATCTTCGACTACCTGGGCAACGGTAAACCGGTCGTCGCAGCCGTGGCGGGTGACCAGGAAGACCTGCTCCGCACGTCGGGCGGAGGGCTCGTCGTGCCGCCGGGTGATCTGGATGGACTCTGCCGCTCCGTGCTCCAACTTCGCGACGATCCGGAACTCCGGCGCCGAATCGGTGAGTCCGGTCGGTCCTATGTCGGGCGGCACCTGATGCGGGACGACCTTCTCGAGCAGTACGTTCGCCTGCTGGAGCGAACGGTGAATCGCGCATGA
- a CDS encoding sugar transferase — protein sequence MTRVLSVGIAIVAVIVASPLAALIAICIKLEDAGPVFFRQDRAGQGGRNFRLLKFRTMVTDAERKGLGVNVAPNDDRITRVGRVLRRWSLDELPQFLNVLKGDMNVVGPRPALPFQAARYTPSERRRLEVRPGLTGWAQVHGRNALSWKQRIELDVWYVDHRNLAVDLLVLLRTPAAMLRSEGLYEPGAGLDDEFNAPEGEPPVGGAGP from the coding sequence ATGACCCGTGTTCTCAGTGTTGGGATCGCGATCGTCGCGGTCATCGTCGCGTCGCCGCTCGCCGCGCTCATCGCAATCTGCATCAAGCTGGAGGACGCGGGGCCGGTCTTCTTCCGACAGGATCGGGCGGGACAGGGAGGCCGGAACTTCCGGCTGCTCAAGTTCCGCACGATGGTCACGGACGCGGAGCGCAAGGGGTTGGGGGTGAACGTCGCGCCGAACGACGATCGGATCACGCGAGTGGGTCGCGTGCTCCGACGTTGGAGCCTCGACGAGCTTCCGCAGTTCCTGAACGTGCTGAAGGGCGACATGAACGTGGTCGGACCCCGGCCGGCGCTCCCCTTCCAAGCCGCTCGGTACACGCCTTCGGAGCGGCGACGGCTGGAGGTTCGACCGGGCCTCACCGGCTGGGCTCAGGTCCACGGACGCAACGCCCTCAGCTGGAAGCAACGCATCGAGCTGGACGTCTGGTACGTCGATCACCGCAACCTCGCCGTGGACCTGCTCGTGCTGCTACGGACGCCGGCCGCGATGCTGCGTTCGGAGGGGCTGTACGAGCCGGGCGCCGGGCTCGACGACGAGTTCAACGCGCCCGAGGGCGAGCCCCCGGTCGGAGGGGCCGGACCGTGA
- a CDS encoding GNAT family N-acetyltransferase produces MTDGAIVAIPPEDHGAWWDAISDLPDAHPFYHPDVLSHLARQDDSRAELLTYREGTKSALLPWLVRDLPPRVVDRVGGRFRHDAVGPDYGGPVGSFDADVLGRFYDALGRFAADRGILTAFLRLNPFGGVQALLEHCPNIQSDRDIVWLDLTRGFDALWAEFAHSARKNYKRALASGLEFTASTSDEAVEGLAGVYAATMTRRHAEDRYRLDLEFFRGLTRLAGTSTLIVTARLSGRPVASHLYLCDSRYAFSYLGGALSEFAACRPTNGVVTEAIKLLSGRGATRLVLGGGYHAGDGIERFKRTFSRSTIGFRTQRLVFDESAYQAATTEQREDARTSVTDFFPAYRATDS; encoded by the coding sequence GTGACCGACGGCGCCATCGTCGCGATCCCGCCCGAGGATCACGGGGCCTGGTGGGATGCCATCTCCGATCTCCCGGATGCCCACCCCTTCTACCACCCGGACGTGCTCTCCCACCTGGCCCGGCAGGACGACTCCCGTGCCGAGCTCCTGACGTACCGCGAAGGGACGAAGAGCGCGTTGCTGCCGTGGCTCGTGAGGGACCTGCCCCCTCGAGTCGTCGATCGCGTCGGGGGGAGATTTCGACACGATGCGGTGGGGCCGGACTACGGCGGGCCGGTAGGCTCCTTCGACGCCGACGTGCTGGGCCGCTTCTACGACGCCCTGGGCCGGTTCGCGGCGGACCGTGGCATCCTCACGGCGTTTCTCCGCCTGAACCCGTTCGGAGGAGTGCAAGCGCTCCTCGAGCACTGCCCGAACATCCAATCCGATCGCGACATCGTGTGGCTCGATCTGACCCGAGGATTCGACGCCTTGTGGGCCGAGTTCGCCCATTCGGCTCGCAAGAACTACAAGCGGGCGCTGGCTTCGGGGCTCGAGTTCACGGCGTCGACCAGCGATGAGGCCGTGGAGGGACTGGCGGGCGTCTACGCGGCCACGATGACGCGTCGTCACGCCGAGGATCGGTACCGCCTGGACCTCGAGTTCTTTCGCGGCCTGACGCGACTCGCGGGGACCAGCACGCTCATCGTGACGGCTCGGCTCTCGGGCCGGCCGGTCGCCAGCCACCTCTACCTCTGCGACAGCCGCTACGCGTTCTCCTATCTGGGAGGGGCGCTCTCCGAATTCGCTGCGTGCCGGCCGACGAACGGTGTGGTGACCGAGGCAATCAAGCTGCTTTCCGGGCGCGGCGCAACCCGTCTGGTTCTGGGTGGTGGATACCACGCGGGAGACGGGATCGAACGATTCAAGCGGACGTTCTCCCGCTCGACCATCGGCTTTCGGACACAACGGCTCGTCTTCGACGAATCGGCCTACCAGGCCGCCACGACGGAGCAGCGGGAGGACGCGAGGACGTCGGTGACCGACTTCTTCCCCGCCTACCGCGCGACCGACTCGTAG
- a CDS encoding glycosyltransferase, translating to MSRKRIRLALFIGSLGGGGAQRHVSLLAPRLDRSRFDVLVLCRERRGEYLRELEDAGIEVVEIASRGPLYGPSSLRAVVRLARLVRERRIDVLHSLLFECNVQAILATRLSRGTLVVAGLRNMDDKYSSLRMSLYVAVLRLADRIVAVSDPVKERFAERGVPSERIEVVENGIELESPRGGASLETAEQALGGRLPGRPIVVTLASLHPRKGLDHLLRAAKQVVTAFPGTHFLICGEGPERARLESLRAELGLQSVVLLPGAVRAVREVLASSDLFVLSSLEEGMSNALLEAHAEGIPAVVTDVGANSRVVEHGVTGLVVPPASPEALANAIRSILAAPDTRRRMGAAARERIGAHFTLDAMVHRMEAAYESVAR from the coding sequence ATGAGCCGGAAGCGCATCCGCCTGGCGCTCTTCATCGGCTCGCTCGGCGGCGGGGGCGCGCAGCGGCACGTCTCTCTCCTGGCTCCTCGGTTGGACCGTTCGCGATTCGACGTCCTCGTCCTCTGCCGCGAACGTCGTGGCGAATACCTCCGGGAGCTCGAGGATGCAGGGATCGAGGTCGTCGAGATCGCTTCTCGGGGGCCGCTCTACGGCCCGTCCTCCCTTCGAGCGGTCGTCCGCCTCGCGCGGCTCGTGCGCGAACGGCGCATTGACGTCCTTCATAGCCTGCTTTTCGAGTGCAATGTCCAGGCGATCCTGGCGACGCGCCTGAGCCGGGGAACGCTCGTGGTCGCGGGGCTCCGGAACATGGACGACAAGTACTCGAGTCTGAGGATGAGTCTCTACGTCGCGGTATTGCGACTTGCCGACCGGATCGTGGCGGTGAGCGATCCGGTCAAGGAACGATTCGCCGAGCGGGGCGTTCCGTCGGAGCGAATCGAGGTCGTCGAGAACGGCATCGAGCTCGAGTCGCCGCGCGGCGGTGCTTCGCTCGAAACGGCGGAGCAGGCGCTGGGGGGGCGCCTGCCCGGCCGCCCGATCGTGGTGACGCTCGCGAGCCTCCATCCCCGGAAGGGCCTCGACCATCTCTTGCGCGCGGCGAAGCAGGTCGTGACGGCGTTCCCGGGCACGCATTTCCTGATCTGCGGAGAGGGACCGGAGCGCGCGAGGTTGGAGTCCCTGAGAGCCGAGCTCGGGTTGCAGTCGGTCGTCCTCCTGCCCGGTGCGGTGCGCGCCGTGCGCGAGGTGCTTGCTTCGTCCGACCTCTTCGTGCTGTCGTCATTGGAGGAGGGGATGTCCAACGCACTGTTGGAGGCTCACGCGGAGGGAATCCCCGCCGTCGTCACGGACGTGGGCGCCAATTCCAGGGTCGTGGAACACGGCGTCACGGGTCTCGTCGTGCCGCCGGCTTCCCCGGAAGCGCTCGCGAACGCGATTCGCTCGATCCTGGCCGCACCGGACACTCGGCGCCGCATGGGTGCCGCTGCCCGTGAACGGATCGGGGCGCACTTCACGCTCGACGCGATGGTGCACCGCATGGAGGCTGCCTACGAGTCGGTCGCGCGGTAG
- a CDS encoding DegT/DnrJ/EryC1/StrS family aminotransferase yields the protein MPATTKKVPFLDLKAQYLAIRPEIDAAVARVIGNTSFILGPEVEAFEREFAAYSGFRHVVGVANGTDALVLIMRAMGLAPGFEAVAPAHTFMATTEAVTQAGGRPTLCDVDATTFCMTAETLERAWTPATRVVLPVPIYGNPAGLDGVLDAARRRGVATIVDCAQGHGVRVNGRRLGELADVASYSFFPGKNLGAYGDAGAVATNDDALAAKVRMWRNHGREGKFDHQFEGVNSRLDALQAAILRAKLPHLTDWSAGRRRVARLYREALSGIPGLRLPEETEGAEHVYHVYVVRVADREGVRAALEERGVATGVHYPLPVHLLPAYAYLGLRRGSFPTAEAICDTILSLPMFPEMTAEDVHYVADALRGVLEGRAA from the coding sequence ATGCCCGCGACGACGAAGAAGGTCCCGTTTCTCGACCTCAAGGCCCAGTACCTCGCGATCCGCCCCGAGATCGACGCCGCGGTGGCGCGGGTGATCGGGAATACCTCGTTCATCCTCGGCCCCGAGGTGGAGGCCTTCGAGCGTGAGTTCGCGGCGTACAGCGGCTTCCGGCACGTGGTCGGCGTCGCGAACGGGACGGACGCCCTCGTCCTGATCATGCGTGCGATGGGTCTTGCGCCCGGCTTCGAAGCGGTCGCTCCCGCGCACACCTTCATGGCGACGACCGAGGCGGTCACCCAGGCGGGCGGGCGACCGACGCTCTGCGACGTCGACGCCACCACGTTCTGCATGACGGCGGAGACGCTCGAGCGGGCATGGACGCCCGCGACGCGCGTGGTTCTTCCGGTTCCGATCTACGGCAATCCCGCCGGTCTCGACGGCGTCCTCGACGCCGCCCGGCGTCGCGGCGTCGCCACGATCGTGGACTGTGCGCAGGGGCACGGTGTGCGCGTGAACGGCCGCCGCCTCGGGGAGCTCGCGGACGTCGCGTCCTATTCGTTCTTCCCCGGCAAGAACCTGGGGGCCTACGGGGATGCAGGGGCCGTCGCGACGAACGACGACGCCCTCGCCGCGAAGGTCCGAATGTGGCGGAACCACGGACGGGAGGGGAAGTTCGACCACCAATTCGAAGGGGTGAACAGCCGCCTCGACGCGCTGCAGGCCGCGATCCTGAGGGCGAAACTGCCGCACCTGACCGACTGGTCCGCGGGGAGGCGTCGCGTCGCCCGGCTGTACCGGGAGGCCCTGTCCGGAATCCCAGGACTGCGGCTCCCGGAGGAGACGGAAGGCGCGGAACACGTGTACCACGTCTACGTGGTTCGGGTCGCCGACCGTGAGGGCGTTCGCGCGGCGCTCGAGGAGCGCGGTGTGGCCACCGGGGTGCACTACCCGCTGCCCGTCCATCTGCTCCCCGCGTACGCGTACCTCGGCCTGAGGCGGGGGTCGTTCCCGACGGCGGAGGCGATCTGCGACACGATCCTCTCCCTCCCGATGTTCCCGGAAATGACCGCCGAGGACGTGCACTACGTGGCGGACGCGCTGCGTGGGGTGCTCGAGGGGCGCGCGGCTTGA
- a CDS encoding CocE/NonD family hydrolase, whose product MAWSSFAEVAGVREIPLFFGAPGRRKFAIVHEPPGDTLPAPPLVLCHPHFEEKLWAHRVLVDLARRVAAAGHVVVRFDLSGHGDSEGEFEEFGFEDLERDVVEATEWTEGRTGRKPVLAGLRLGGTLAGRAAARLGLPAVLWEPVVDVASWLRECLRINLTFQVRLHGRVQRNRDALVQGLLRDEAVVIEGYGLTGRFWREATASGGLGDGAFPGSCPEALVVELRKGSADAATPVKALADRGGPRTRIAYRRFDEEPFWNDVRRYRTASPDAAEATVRWLDELGRLR is encoded by the coding sequence GTGGCGTGGTCGTCGTTTGCCGAGGTCGCGGGAGTGCGGGAGATCCCGCTCTTCTTCGGAGCGCCGGGGCGCCGCAAGTTCGCGATCGTGCACGAGCCACCGGGCGACACCCTTCCGGCGCCTCCACTCGTCCTCTGCCACCCCCACTTCGAGGAGAAACTCTGGGCTCACCGGGTCCTCGTGGACCTGGCGCGTCGCGTCGCCGCCGCGGGCCACGTCGTCGTGCGGTTCGATCTCTCGGGGCACGGCGACAGCGAGGGGGAGTTCGAGGAGTTCGGTTTCGAAGATCTGGAGCGCGACGTCGTCGAGGCGACCGAATGGACCGAGGGACGCACGGGACGAAAGCCGGTCCTCGCCGGGCTGCGCCTCGGCGGGACACTCGCGGGGAGGGCCGCCGCCCGGCTGGGGCTCCCGGCCGTACTCTGGGAGCCCGTCGTGGACGTCGCGTCGTGGCTTCGCGAGTGCCTGCGCATCAACCTGACCTTCCAGGTGCGACTCCACGGAAGGGTCCAGCGGAATCGCGATGCGTTGGTGCAGGGGCTGCTGCGGGACGAAGCGGTCGTGATCGAAGGGTACGGGCTGACCGGTCGATTCTGGCGAGAGGCGACCGCGTCGGGAGGCCTGGGCGATGGCGCCTTTCCCGGGAGTTGTCCGGAGGCGCTGGTCGTGGAGCTTCGAAAGGGCTCTGCCGACGCCGCCACGCCCGTGAAGGCCCTCGCCGATCGGGGGGGGCCGCGCACGCGCATCGCGTATCGGAGGTTTGACGAGGAGCCGTTCTGGAACGACGTGCGGCGCTACCGGACCGCGTCCCCGGATGCGGCGGAGGCGACGGTTCGGTGGCTCGACGAGTTGGGACGCCTCCGATGA
- a CDS encoding DapH/DapD/GlmU-related protein: MNPKATIHPNVRLGADVKIGDYVILGEPPAGRTPGELETVIGDGAVIRSHTVIYAGNRIGAGFQTGHHVLIREENAIGRDVSIGTGSVVEHHVVIEDGVRIHSQAFIPEMSILRRGCWIGPRVCVTNARYPRSRNVKHELLGADVGAEAKVGANATLLPGVRIGERALVGAGSVVVRHVPDDAVVVGNPARQINTVDRLPYGEPGR, from the coding sequence ATGAACCCCAAGGCCACGATCCACCCGAACGTGAGGCTCGGCGCCGACGTGAAGATCGGCGACTACGTGATCCTCGGTGAGCCTCCTGCCGGTCGCACGCCGGGCGAACTCGAGACGGTGATCGGCGACGGCGCGGTCATTCGCTCCCACACCGTCATCTACGCGGGGAATCGGATCGGAGCGGGTTTCCAGACCGGCCATCACGTGCTGATCCGCGAGGAGAACGCGATCGGACGCGACGTCAGCATCGGAACGGGCTCGGTCGTCGAGCACCACGTCGTCATCGAGGACGGCGTCCGGATCCACTCGCAGGCCTTCATTCCGGAGATGTCGATCCTGCGTCGCGGTTGCTGGATCGGTCCCCGGGTGTGCGTCACCAACGCGAGATACCCGCGGTCGAGGAACGTGAAGCACGAGCTTCTCGGTGCGGACGTCGGTGCGGAGGCGAAGGTCGGGGCGAACGCGACGCTTCTTCCGGGCGTGCGCATCGGCGAACGGGCGCTCGTCGGGGCCGGTTCGGTCGTGGTCCGTCACGTGCCCGACGACGCCGTCGTGGTGGGGAACCCCGCCCGGCAGATCAACACCGTGGACCGGCTTCCCTACGGCGAGCCGGGTCGCTAG
- a CDS encoding polysaccharide deacetylase family protein, whose protein sequence is MASAARRAIAATRLFLRYGAAAVRLQADRRASLVLRYHAIGEPERVASYVSPGISLTAQRFREHVGFLTSRYAVIDLDEAVRRAREGRAPGTRPGVVLTFDDGYLDNLIGALPVLSEFGATATIYVVSGAVHPGPPIWTMRLRRMLHDSNGARGRCPAPIPVPAETPEERAAAARPITRWLRGLPRIERESALSRIATWLGAPHGEPEPVMMNAAQLRELDAAGITVGAHTVSHPLLTAVPVDEAEREIRDSKDELESILGRPVRHFSYPNPGSGRHENPTIRELVRHAGYATAATSLDGLVTRQSDAYAIRRLGINAGTQERLLFRILERVTPR, encoded by the coding sequence ATGGCGTCCGCGGCTCGACGGGCCATCGCCGCGACACGGCTGTTCCTGCGATACGGCGCGGCAGCGGTGCGCCTGCAGGCCGATCGCCGGGCCTCGCTCGTGCTCCGCTACCACGCGATCGGCGAGCCGGAACGGGTCGCGTCGTACGTTTCGCCCGGAATCAGTCTGACGGCGCAGCGGTTCCGCGAACACGTCGGCTTCCTGACGTCGCGTTACGCGGTGATCGACCTCGACGAGGCGGTCCGGCGGGCCCGCGAGGGACGCGCACCGGGAACGCGCCCCGGCGTCGTCCTCACGTTCGACGACGGGTACCTCGACAACTTGATCGGGGCGCTCCCCGTCCTTTCGGAGTTCGGCGCCACCGCGACGATCTACGTCGTGTCCGGCGCGGTGCACCCCGGGCCTCCCATCTGGACCATGCGCCTGCGAAGGATGTTGCATGACTCGAACGGCGCGCGTGGTCGCTGCCCCGCGCCGATCCCGGTCCCGGCGGAGACCCCCGAGGAACGCGCCGCCGCGGCCCGGCCGATCACCCGGTGGCTGCGCGGATTGCCCCGAATCGAACGGGAATCGGCGCTCTCCCGGATCGCGACGTGGCTTGGGGCGCCCCACGGCGAACCCGAGCCGGTCATGATGAACGCAGCTCAATTGCGGGAACTCGACGCCGCGGGGATTACCGTCGGAGCGCACACCGTGAGCCACCCCCTGCTCACAGCCGTCCCCGTAGACGAGGCCGAGCGCGAGATCCGCGACTCCAAGGACGAGTTGGAGTCCATCCTGGGCCGACCCGTCCGTCACTTCTCCTATCCCAACCCGGGGAGCGGCAGGCACGAGAACCCGACGATCCGCGAACTGGTGCGGCACGCGGGCTACGCGACCGCGGCGACCTCGCTCGACGGGCTCGTGACGAGGCAGTCCGACGCCTACGCGATCCGACGGCTCGGCATCAACGCGGGCACTCAAGAGCGGCTCCTCTTCAGGATCCTGGAGCGGGTCACGCCTCGTTAG
- a CDS encoding acyl carrier protein → MSQQIEETIRRFVAEQFFVPGGPPAVGLEQSFLESRLMDSTGVLEFVAFLEQTFAIQVEDDELTPENLDSVRLTAEYVRRKRSAVATGANEA, encoded by the coding sequence GTGAGTCAACAGATCGAAGAGACCATCCGCAGATTCGTGGCCGAGCAGTTCTTTGTGCCCGGAGGCCCGCCGGCGGTCGGTCTCGAGCAGTCCTTTCTGGAGAGCCGACTGATGGACTCCACCGGAGTGCTCGAGTTCGTCGCGTTTCTCGAGCAGACCTTCGCGATCCAAGTCGAGGACGACGAGCTCACCCCCGAGAACCTGGACTCGGTGCGCTTGACGGCCGAATACGTCCGCCGGAAGCGCAGCGCCGTCGCCACCGGAGCTAACGAGGCGTGA
- a CDS encoding helix-turn-helix domain-containing protein — MGVTKELREAPVEREEFLTTEEVRHLLKIGRTKLWELTKNNVIPAYRIGVGTRSSLRYKRSDLMRWLDANRV, encoded by the coding sequence GTGGGAGTCACCAAGGAATTGCGCGAAGCGCCCGTCGAACGAGAGGAGTTCCTGACGACCGAGGAGGTGCGGCACCTCCTGAAGATCGGTCGGACGAAGCTCTGGGAACTCACCAAGAACAACGTCATCCCCGCGTACCGCATCGGCGTCGGTACGCGGTCGTCGCTGCGTTACAAGCGCTCGGACCTCATGCGTTGGCTCGACGCGAACCGAGTCTGA